A part of Amycolatopsis camponoti genomic DNA contains:
- the gcvT gene encoding glycine cleavage system aminomethyltransferase GcvT: MSKETSLHGVHKGLGALFTDFAGWSMPVRYASELAEHKAVREAAGLFDLSHMAEIHVTGKQAADVLDFALVGNLTGVKPGRARYTMICDASGGVLDDLVVYRLADEHYLVVANAGNAKVVADALAERVAGFDAVVDDRSETTALIAVQGPNAATILGSVTDADLDALKYYASVPAVVKGHDVLLARTGYTGEDGFELFVNADEAPAVWRLLMDAGEPHGLVPAGLACRDTLRLEAGMPLYGNELTLDQSPFEAGLGRVVKFEKPGEFVGRAALEERSKQDVPRVRVGLKGAGRRAPRHGYQLLADGAEIGEVTSGALSPTLGYPIAMAYVDRAYAEPGTELSVDIRGRIEPVEVVALPFYSRA; the protein is encoded by the coding sequence CTGTTCACCGACTTCGCCGGCTGGTCCATGCCGGTCCGCTACGCCAGCGAGCTGGCCGAGCACAAGGCGGTCCGCGAGGCGGCCGGGCTGTTCGACCTCTCGCACATGGCCGAAATCCACGTCACCGGCAAGCAGGCGGCCGACGTCCTGGACTTCGCGCTGGTCGGCAACCTCACCGGGGTCAAGCCGGGCCGGGCGCGGTACACGATGATCTGCGACGCTTCCGGCGGCGTCCTCGACGACCTGGTCGTCTACCGGTTGGCCGACGAGCACTACCTCGTCGTCGCGAACGCGGGCAACGCGAAGGTCGTCGCCGACGCGCTGGCCGAGCGGGTCGCGGGCTTCGACGCGGTGGTCGACGACCGCAGCGAGACGACCGCGCTGATCGCCGTTCAAGGCCCGAACGCCGCGACGATCCTGGGTTCGGTCACCGACGCCGACCTCGACGCGCTGAAGTACTACGCCAGCGTCCCGGCGGTCGTGAAGGGCCACGACGTCCTGCTCGCCCGCACCGGCTACACCGGCGAGGACGGCTTCGAGCTGTTCGTGAACGCCGACGAGGCGCCGGCGGTCTGGCGTCTGCTCATGGACGCGGGCGAGCCGCACGGGCTCGTCCCGGCCGGGCTGGCCTGCCGCGACACCCTGCGGCTCGAAGCCGGGATGCCGTTGTACGGCAACGAACTCACCCTCGACCAGAGCCCGTTCGAGGCCGGGCTCGGGCGCGTCGTCAAGTTCGAGAAGCCGGGTGAGTTCGTCGGCCGCGCGGCCCTCGAAGAGCGGTCCAAGCAGGACGTCCCCCGCGTGCGGGTCGGTCTGAAGGGCGCAGGTCGTCGTGCTCCGCGGCACGGTTACCAGCTGCTGGCCGACGGCGCCGAGATCGGTGAGGTGACCAGCGGCGCGCTGTCGCCCACACTCGGTTACCCGATCGCCATGGCGTACGTCGATCGGGCGTACGCCGAGCCCGGCACCGAGCTGTCCGTCGACATCCGGGGCAGGATCGAGCCCGTCGAGGTCGTCGCCCTGCCCTTCTACTCCCGCGCGTAA
- the gcvH gene encoding glycine cleavage system protein GcvH yields the protein MSIPENLQYTKEHEWLSVEDGVATVGITAFAAESLGDIVFVQLPEAGATITAGEVFGEVESTKSVSELYAPVSGEVAEVNGTTADTPEVINSDPYTEGWLLKVRLTGDVPDLLDAAAYAALTQEN from the coding sequence ATGAGCATCCCCGAGAACCTGCAGTATACCAAGGAACACGAGTGGCTGTCCGTCGAAGACGGCGTCGCCACCGTGGGCATCACCGCCTTCGCCGCCGAGTCGCTCGGTGACATCGTGTTCGTCCAGCTGCCCGAGGCCGGCGCCACCATCACCGCCGGCGAGGTGTTCGGCGAGGTCGAGTCGACCAAGTCCGTCAGCGAGCTGTACGCGCCCGTGTCCGGCGAGGTCGCCGAGGTGAACGGCACCACAGCCGACACCCCCGAGGTCATCAACTCCGACCCGTACACGGAAGGCTGGCTGCTGAAGGTGCGTCTGACCGGGGACGTGCCGGACCTGCTCGACGCCGCCGCGTACGCCGCGCTCACTCAGGAGAACTGA
- the glyA gene encoding serine hydroxymethyltransferase: MTTFDQHLSEVDPEVAAAVADELTRQQSTLEMIASENFAPVGVLEAQGSVLTNKYAEGYPGRRYYGGCEHVDVVEQLAIDRAKALFGAEHANVQPHSGAQANAAAMFAVLKPGDTILGLDLAHGGHLTHGMKINFSGKLYNVVAYHVDKETGIVDLAEIERLAVEHRPKLIIAGWSAYPRQLDFAEFRRIADLVDARLMVDMAHFAGLVATGLHPSPVPHADIVTTTTHKTLGGPRGGLILCRQELAKKINSAVFPGQQGGPLEHVIAAKAVALKIAASDEFKERQQRTLEGSRILASRLSQDDCASAGVRVLTGGTDVHLVLVDLVQSTLDGQQAEDRLHEVGITVNRNAVPFDPRPPMITSGLRIGTPALATRGFQADDFAEVADVIAEALKPDFDDALRSKLRDRVETLAKKHPLYADLSR; encoded by the coding sequence ATGACGACGTTCGACCAGCACCTGTCCGAAGTCGACCCCGAGGTCGCCGCGGCCGTCGCCGACGAACTGACCCGTCAGCAGTCCACCCTGGAGATGATCGCCTCCGAGAACTTCGCGCCGGTGGGCGTGCTCGAGGCGCAGGGCTCGGTGCTGACCAACAAGTACGCCGAGGGCTACCCCGGCCGCCGCTACTACGGCGGCTGCGAGCACGTCGACGTCGTCGAGCAGCTCGCCATCGACCGCGCGAAGGCCCTGTTCGGCGCCGAGCACGCCAACGTCCAGCCACACTCGGGCGCGCAGGCCAACGCGGCCGCGATGTTCGCCGTGCTCAAGCCGGGCGACACGATCCTCGGGCTCGACCTGGCGCACGGCGGCCACCTGACGCACGGGATGAAGATCAATTTCTCGGGCAAGCTCTACAACGTCGTCGCCTACCACGTCGACAAGGAGACCGGGATCGTCGACCTCGCCGAGATCGAGCGCCTGGCCGTCGAGCACCGGCCGAAGCTGATCATCGCCGGCTGGTCCGCCTACCCGCGTCAGCTCGACTTCGCCGAGTTCCGCCGCATCGCCGACCTCGTCGACGCCCGCCTGATGGTGGACATGGCCCACTTCGCCGGGCTGGTCGCGACCGGGCTGCACCCGTCGCCGGTGCCGCACGCCGACATCGTCACCACGACGACGCACAAGACCCTGGGTGGCCCGCGCGGCGGCCTCATCCTGTGCCGCCAGGAGCTGGCGAAGAAGATCAACTCGGCGGTGTTCCCCGGCCAGCAGGGCGGGCCCCTCGAACACGTCATCGCGGCCAAGGCCGTCGCGCTGAAGATCGCCGCGAGCGACGAGTTCAAGGAGCGTCAGCAGCGCACCCTCGAAGGTTCGCGGATCCTGGCGTCGCGGCTGTCGCAGGACGACTGCGCTTCGGCCGGGGTGCGCGTGCTGACCGGCGGCACCGACGTCCACCTGGTGCTCGTCGACCTGGTCCAGTCCACTCTGGACGGTCAGCAGGCCGAGGACCGGCTGCACGAGGTCGGCATCACGGTCAACCGCAACGCCGTCCCGTTCGACCCGCGCCCGCCGATGATCACCTCCGGCCTGCGGATCGGCACGCCGGCGCTGGCCACTCGCGGCTTCCAGGCCGACGACTTCGCCGAGGTCGCCGACGTCATCGCCGAGGCGCTCAAGCCGGACTTCGACGACGCCCTGCGGTCCAAGCTGCGCGACCGCGTCGAGACGCTGGCCAAGAAGCACCCGCTGTAC